The Rosa rugosa chromosome 3, drRosRugo1.1, whole genome shotgun sequence sequence CGTGATTCTCATCGAGTCCTGCTTTCCAtttaattcttctctctctaagcGCGCATCAGAGCACCACCAGTGTGGTATACAGTATACTGGTATAGTTTTAAGAGCTTCAAGCTTGGGAACCAGTTACAATGGACCGCAACTTGCTAAATGCACTGGAGGCTAGTTTTGTCATCTCACCAAAACTCCAGGGTAGTACTGTACTACGTGCTTTTAATTTATGATACTCCTTAAAAACCTTTGGGTTTCATATCAAGGATGCAAAATTATATGATGTACAATGTTAGAATCAACATTGTAGAGTACCTGATCGAGTCATTACTTTCATACATATTTGTATTGAACTTATAGTTTATAACCCATGTAGAGTACTCATCAAAGAAAACACTTCAATCTTAGGGTAAAATGAATTGGAATGCTTCTCTATTCTAACCTAGTGAATTCAAAGTTCGATCGGTTGGCTATTATTGGTTCGAGTAGAATTAAGTTTAAAATTTAGTTGAAACTTATGAATGGTTTTTGTGGTTGCAGTGGAGCTGAATAGTACTCATGTGATTTGAAAGAATTTTATTACAATTTGTTTGTTCGAATATACATGAAAAATCAGGTATATCTGAGCTATATTATCTAATTATGCTACTTTTGTAAcagaaatctcaaaacttaGCTAAATGTCTATGTGATTGTTTGATAGCATATACagctgcatttttttttcttgtcaaCTGTAAACAGCTGCATTTAACAGTTTTCTACGTTTTGATTTAAGGTCCACATCCCTGACTAATTGAAACCAACAAAATACAAATTGCAAATATTGTCACTTTTATGTTTCTCTGTCATCCCTCTTTCCTGCCCTTTTCTCTACTCTAATCCACATTATCAACGATAATGACATGATCGATTAAACATAAATAATTCTGGTTTCAGAATGCTTTGGCCATCTTGATTTAGGCTGCAGTTGATGAGCTAGCACTTAGTAGAGACAAAACTACATCTCAATAATTTGCAGCTAAATCATACAGTAGAAAACTGTTAAATGCAGCTGTATACACTATCAAACAATTATATACTCAGCTAGATGACCTTTAGCTGAGTTTCAAGTTTTCTGTTACCTAATTGTTTGATAGCTAATTATTGCAACTTATTTCtatttagagcaagttcacccgttgggtcatcgggtcacctactattcactacttttgagtgtatattttcattctctgagtcacgaaatacactgtgcaggtcaccatggtgacccagaaagtgaTCTAGGGTGACTCAggacacgaaatacactgtactCGTGACCCAGATGGTGAAaataacactaaaaagcagtgaatagtgggtgacccggtgacccaatgagtgaacttgctcttagcaGAGACCACCCAAACCCTACCACCTTTGGTTAATTTTTCACTGTAAAGAGgctagtaaaagtaaaaaaatcaGAGCATGAAAGTGAATCCAGTTACTTGCAGTAATTAGAACAGGCTAGGCAAAACCAAATTTCCCTCCAAAAACTGAGTTAATATCTCCCAAGGTTCAaaacaaaatcatttccatTTGAAAATCTGTCTCTCCATGAAAAACTTTTTGATCCATCTAACACAACATTCCCCACTCAAAAAGAAAACCCTCCATGGCTCCATCACTGAAAAAAGATTTATGTGGACAACTCCCTGCCATTTTCagcagaagaaagaagaaaaaagagaaaattttgACCCATTTCAGATGCAATTAAACAATTCTCTCAATCTATATATGCATGTGATGAAACAGAAACTGAGTACGAATTTTATGCATGGATGAATAGCAGGACAAAAACTTAATCAGAGAATCAAACCTAAAAGATGATCTAATAAGAATTCTAAATGAAATTTTAGGAAAAAGCTTGTCTTTAACGGGGCCTTTACTAATCATTTCAGGAATATTTTAAGACCCACGACCCTTTATTTTTGTCTGGAAGCAGGTGTTGACTAAACACTTGAtttgctatgttaaagcaattGGCTAATTGGGTTTCTGTTCTTCTAACAAACAAAGAGCTTGATAATGGGGGCAGATATGCTTTAATAATGGTAACATTCAATTGGTGTTATGTCGTGTTACATAAGCAGTAATTTAATATTATTTGAATGAATAAGATACTCAGAATTCACCGAATTAAATACTTAGTAATAAAATCGTCAATTCGGATTTATAACAAAGTTATAGTACACATTTAAACAAAGACCATCTTTCTTGCAATTCTACCAAAGTGAAATCCAGTGCATCTGGTTTTCTCCAGATTTTAGCTTCAATCACATATAGAAGATAGCTCGAGTTTGATCCTGTAATGTGTCCAAACGAATTATAATTATGGGAAAAAAATTTAACCAAGTTCGTTATTTCCAAGAAATATGTCAAATGTAATGCAGTTGTGATCTTTAGTTTCCAATCATAGGAGCATTATGTTATGCCAGGCCAAAACGAAccaataaataaatgaaaatctAGCTCGGATCCAATTCTGATGACCAAGTAGTCAATGACCTTCAGACCATTTCAGAAAAAGTATTGAACAAAGTCCAAGGTTAGCTGATCTCATACCGTCTGATCAAATGTAGCCACACAATCCACTCCAATCTCCATCAAATCGCTCCTTTCCGGTAACCAACATTATTTTAACTGACTAATTCTCATTTTCAGAATTTTAATACTCTTAAATTTTTCTAAACAACTAGAATTTAGGTTCTGTTTGGAATTATTATTAAAATTAGTAAGCGCTCTCTAACAAACCGTTGCTTCCGGTTAAAGTGCTTTCTTACAAAAACCACTTCTTAGAGAAacaattggaaacaaaaatctTAATAACTTACTTGAGTAAGTGCTTACTGCTTagccaaaagaaaataaaatcgagtttccattgttgtaatttattgGAAAGGAGTGAACTCTGTCACTGAAATAGTACGAtaacaaagaaaaggaaagaaaagaattaaAGGGTGTGAACCAAAACTGGAGCAGTTTTCAAAGTTTGAAATGAAAGGGGAAGCTTTAGATTCTGAAAATTGAATGTAAGATGGGGGCACAAAAGCTGTACCAGTGTGTGGTGAGGTGACTGGATGGGCAGATGTCCTGCTCGTCAAATCTATCTTAGGCTCTGTGACTGTAAAAAAATAAAGCAATTGCAGACCCAGTTTTGGATACCTGACCCTTTCTCTCACCCCCATTGGCTGTTTCACACCCACTAGATTCAACTCACTTTCTGACTCCTGTCAATGAatgaacaagaaagaaagagagtaCAAACAAATTTCACAGTATTATAATTTCTGGGTTATTATTGGGTAATGAGGAAGACTTAATATTGGATCTTGGGTTTTGGTAGggtttaagaaaaaaaaaacactaaagtTGGGGTCTTTCTCACATACACGGATCCCTATGGGATATATGCTGGGGTGCTCTCCAGCATTGCGTGTTTACTTGCTTGGTATCATCATATATATTCATTCTTTTTGTTTAGGTTTAAAGAGACCACAGGCTTTGTTGTccttagagagagaaactagGAGAGTTCTGTAGGTGTTGGATGAAAATCCTCAGAATTGCTAGACAACAAAAAAGCCCAAGTTTTTATTCATTCTTTCATGTAGGAGATGATTAGTTTATTTGCTGTCAATGATTGAGTTGTTGCCTTGCAAATGCTAAGCTTAGAAGTTAGAAGAAGTGAGAGTAATTAGAAGTTTAGAaaacgaagagagagaaaacagaggaagctaggaagaagaaaacagaggaaggaagaagcagaagcaggagtAGAAGATGAAGCCCATACATGATCACAGTCATAACAACAATGGAAGCCATATTAACAATAACAACAACTGGTTGGGGTTTTCACTCTCAGCTCCCCACATGAAAATGGAGGTCACTTCTTCTTCTGACCCTCATCAACACTACAGTCATCAACAAGCTCAGGCCTCCTCTGCTTCAGCTCAGCTTCCAAGTAGCTTCTACAATCTGACCCCACTCTGCTATGAAAATGGTGGGTTTCACTCTCCCTTGACTGTAATGCCACTCAAGTCAGATGGGTCTCTTTGCATCATGGAAGCTCTCACTCGCTCACAAGCTGAAGGTACTCACTCTGCTTCAAAACTTGCACACATATTTTCATCTTCTGTGTTTCAATTCCTGAAATGTTTGATTTCTGTGTGAACAGGAATGGTGCCGAACTCGTCCCCAAAACTTGAGGACTTTCTAGGAGGAGCAAGCATGGGAGCTCATGACTATGGAACCCATCAAAGAGAGGTGGCAATGGCTCTCAGCTTAGACAGCTTGTATTACAATGAAAATGCAGAGGCAGAGCAACAATACTACTCTGGAATCCCTTTCCCTGGAGCTTACCAAACTCAAATGGAGGAAGAGTCCTCTAAGCAAGCCCACATTGTGGGCTGTGATAGTCACCAAATGACCCAGAACTGGGTGACTAGGCAGTACTCTGCTGCTCATCATGCTTTCAATCAACAACACATGAGTAACAACAGCTTGGACAATGGAGGAGTTTCTGGGTCTGTTAATGGTGGAATGCAGTGTGGGGATTTACAGTCTCTTACTTTGTCCATGAGCCCTGGATCTCAGTCCAGCTGTGTCACAGCTCCAAGGCAGATCTCACCCACTGAAACAGAGAGTCTAGCCATGGAAACCAAGAAGAGAGGTTCTGGTAAAATTAGTCAAACAAAGCAGCCAGTGCACAGAAAGTCCATTGACACATTTGGGCAGAGAACTTCACAGTATAGAGGAGTCACAAGGTTAGAGTTTCTTCTAAAACCAGTTAATTCCTTGAATTTCACTATGTTAGtcaaaattttgtttttgtttatgtgACCCTTTGTTAATTATTACTCACACCAGGCATAGATGGACCGGTAGATATGAAGCTCATCTATGGGACAACAGTTGCAAGAAGGAGGGGCAAACCAGAAAAGGAAGGCAAGGTTGGTCAATCAGAAACATGAAAATAGAACTCGTAGTATATACGTTTGGAagtatttgttttgtttagttttacTGCAATTTTTGGTCCCTACTTGGTCTGTGCTGATCTGACTTGTGCTATTTAATTCTTACCTGTCGTGTTTATGCTGCTGCTGGATGCCATTCCAATCAAATAATGCAGTTTATCTTGGTAAGGCTTTTGTCCTAAATAGTGAAgaatttaattttaataatCATCCTTTGTAATTCTTAAACTTCATTAATTTGAACCAACTACAGGGGGATATGATATGGAAGAGAAAGCTGCAAGGGCATATGATCTTGCTGCTCTTAAGTACTGGGGCTCTTCAACCCACATAAACTTCCCAGTATGTAAATTTGGTTCAACTCATGGAACTTACTATCAGTTTGTGGAAGATTTTACTGGCtgaaatttgattctgttgGTCTCTTTTGGCAGTTGGATGATTACACAACACAAATTGAAGAAATGAAGAATATGAACCGGCAAGAGTATGTTGCGCATCTGAGGAGGTAGAGCTTATGATTTGTCTTATAAATGtgtttcttgtgcttgttaatcTTAAAGAATAGTATTCATGACTTTTtgtacatttttttctttctttcaggaAAAGCAGTGGATTTTCAAGGGGAGCTTCAATTTACCGAGGAGTTACAAGGTTTTGCTGGTTTTTCATTTGCATTGAAACACAAACCCCCAGTGTTTAAGGTGGATGTAGTTTTTTTAGACTAATCATATTCTTGGTTTTCTGCAGACATCACCAGCATGGGAGGTGGCAAGCTCGAATTGGCAGGGTTGCAGGAAACAAGGACCTTTATCTTGGTACATTTGGTAAGTTCTTACATGCTAAAATTTCTGTATCTGTttgcatattttctttagttttatgtCATGTTCTTAATTCCATAAGGGCTCTCTTGCTGTGATTAGTCACTTTTCCAAAGTTAAAGGACTCTTTTTTATGGCGCCTCTGTTCCCACACTTTTTTAAGGCTGAAGTATTCTGCTTTGGCACTGTAAAAATGAGCCTTTTTAAGGCTGTTCATCTCAGAGTAGATAATAAAGAGGACCAACAAACACTTCCtagctaaaaataaaatacaatttGATGGCAAAGCTTTAATCAATGTAGTTTCGAACAAATTCTCACAAAATAAGAAATTGAACTTTCAGGCACCCAAGAGGAAGCAGCCGAAGCTTATGACATAGCTGCAATCAAGTTCCGTGGGGTAAATGCGGTCACCAACTTTGACATTACCAGATATGATGTTGAGAAAATCATGGCCAGCAATACTTTGCTTGCTGGAGAATTCGCTAGGCGTAACAAGGAGGTTGAACCTAACAAACAAGTCATTGAGTACAACTCACCAGCACAGAACAATGTGGAAGCCAATACACCCGAAAATAGTCATGGGAATAGTTCAGATTGGAAAATGGCTTTGTACCAAGCTGCACAGCAACAACAAGCAACTGCTGCTACTTGTGTTCAAACACTTGATCAAAAATCAATGTCTTCAGGGAATTACAGAAGTCCTGCATCTTTCTCAATGGCATTGCAAGACCTCATTCGCGTTGAATCAGTGAACTCTAGCCAGCAGTTGATGGATGAATCAGCTAAAGCCGGTGCTCATTTTTCAAATCCTTCGTCGCTGGTGACCAGTCTGAGCAGCTCCAGAGAAGATAGCCCTGACAAATCAGGCCCCACAATGCTGTTTGCAAAACCTCCAATGGCATCAAAGTTCATAAGTCCAAGTACTGCTGCTGCTGTTAGCTCTTGGTTCCCATCAGCTCAGTTGAGGCCTGCAGCTGCCATTTCCATGTCTCACTTGCCTCTATTTGCTGCTTGGAATGACACCTAGAAAGCTTGGGTTGAAATGTCTTAAAGTTTTTGCATGATCAAGGAAAAGGGAAGAAATTGGTGGGTTTTAGTGTTTACGGGGAGAAAATTAGAAAAGGGGATGTTGATCTTTTATGTTATTTCAAGAGTTTAATGGAGGAGGAAAGTAGGGCTTAATCAAAAGACAAAGGTGGGTTCCAGTCATCTGTCTGTAACCAAGTGTAAGAAACTTTTTCAAACCAAACCTTTTGGCTCATATCAGCAGAATATTATGTGCAATATGGAGGGAATTAAAAGGAGGCCCTAATGATTAAATTTCCATGAAATGATGTTTTGGTTATTAATATAAAAGTGGCCCTTCCATAATTGAAATTGCTTTTCAAACTTTTTATCGGTCCTGTCTAGTTAAGTACAAAACCAGCTCAATGTTTCCCAATAATGCAAAAGCCTAAAGGGTACATGCAATGCAGCTCTTTGCTTTGACTACACCAATCTCATCCATGCTCATCAATCTGCATTACACACCATCATTGCAAATTCTATTCCTTCCCCTTTTGTATTTCAGCTTTCCTCAAAGCAACAAACATTCATTCCTTCCCTCCCACTAGGTCattcaagagagagagagattatgaTTTCAGTTGCTTATTTTTTGTTCATCACTACTAATAAGCACTTTGTCTGCTGTgattagaaatttcttttgctttttcttaATTCTAATCCAAAGAGATATGGTTGTCTCAAAAGCTATTCCATGTCGTGGTGTGGATTGCTTAAGAAATTTTGCTCAACTGAAATCATTCACTATCTCACTTCTAAGTGCTTGCCTTTCACGTGTGAGCTCGAGTGCAATATTGACCTATAAAgtgtttaattttaatttttaagagAGGACAGTGAGGAATTTGTGCCGGGAAAGCTGGAAGCTATGTTTCCATTATCTATGAAAGCGTTTTGTTCATCTAAATCCATTTGAATGCATCAGATTAAATTACCTCCAGAACAAATGAACATATTACCTTCACATTGTTCTTCAATATCTTATCGAGACCATTACGTTGGAAATTCGCACCACTTCTTATATAGAATCTAGTGAAAGATGATTTCAATAAGCTGTTTGTTATAAGAGAACCCTATTTTGTTAATTGTACACTACAACAAAGCCTTCACAAACTTTGTCGAacttatttacttttttttattactCTCAATACTCTTAAACTATGTTTTATTGAACACTCAACTACTTTATTTTAATGACTTTCTTAAGATTCACATTATCTCCGAATAGAGATTTAGAGTTTTGGACTGCTTCCTGTTGTCAATGAACTTTTGAAAACAGTGGAAATTTTCATTTAAGGTGAGAAATCCATGACAGGACATAGACAGAGAGGCATAGATTTGAAGAGGGAAACAACCCACGGCAGCATATATGGAGTTGACAGAAATGACAACGGAATTCAATGGTCAAAAAGATTACAAATTTGTCTGTGTGGAAAAAGATTGCAAAGCAATTGGTACCTCTTATTAAAAAAGTTtaacaaaggaaaagaaaggatCATATCACTAGTATCAATTTTCAACCCTCTTTGAGATTAGTCAACAATTATGATTACCTTCCTGGTTGTATACAGGTTGGAATAGCTCAAAACATAGTCAGTTGATCAAACAGAGAAGCTAGGATATGGTATATATAGAAGGTGAAACCATGTGAATGTGATCAAGGTAGGTAAATAAAGTTGAAACAAGCAGATGTGTTTAAATAAGAACCAAATCATAGGTACTATATATATCTAGGTGCATTGCATACATATGATTTGATCTGTGCTGGCTTAGCCCAAGCCACAAATCATATAGATCAT is a genomic window containing:
- the LOC133739618 gene encoding AP2-like ethylene-responsive transcription factor ANT, which gives rise to MKPIHDHSHNNNGSHINNNNNWLGFSLSAPHMKMEVTSSSDPHQHYSHQQAQASSASAQLPSSFYNLTPLCYENGGFHSPLTVMPLKSDGSLCIMEALTRSQAEGMVPNSSPKLEDFLGGASMGAHDYGTHQREVAMALSLDSLYYNENAEAEQQYYSGIPFPGAYQTQMEEESSKQAHIVGCDSHQMTQNWVTRQYSAAHHAFNQQHMSNNSLDNGGVSGSVNGGMQCGDLQSLTLSMSPGSQSSCVTAPRQISPTETESLAMETKKRGSGKISQTKQPVHRKSIDTFGQRTSQYRGVTRHRWTGRYEAHLWDNSCKKEGQTRKGRQVYLGGYDMEEKAARAYDLAALKYWGSSTHINFPLDDYTTQIEEMKNMNRQEYVAHLRRKSSGFSRGASIYRGVTRHHQHGRWQARIGRVAGNKDLYLGTFGTQEEAAEAYDIAAIKFRGVNAVTNFDITRYDVEKIMASNTLLAGEFARRNKEVEPNKQVIEYNSPAQNNVEANTPENSHGNSSDWKMALYQAAQQQQATAATCVQTLDQKSMSSGNYRSPASFSMALQDLIRVESVNSSQQLMDESAKAGAHFSNPSSLVTSLSSSREDSPDKSGPTMLFAKPPMASKFISPSTAAAVSSWFPSAQLRPAAAISMSHLPLFAAWNDT